One Hylaeus volcanicus isolate JK05 unplaced genomic scaffold, UHH_iyHylVolc1.0_haploid 12258___fragment_2___debris, whole genome shotgun sequence genomic window carries:
- the LOC128882177 gene encoding E3 ubiquitin-protein ligase RNF14-like, protein MDSEKQKDEIIALESIYNAEEFLYREENGVYQCSFKIFLNLPMNYFITYKDSRQLEEEWQKIAVSHLPPLTLNIILPKDYPSTSPPKFTLYSSWLRIPLLADLCIKLDELWEENKGQEILFTWVSFIQDQALEFLDIHKSANMNCVYTRYKEALEKAQNNQKSKVIDDIDKEHTVNDVKTKTKTQHNVKHLGKKNHLHKCYDKRAVLDCPVGRNPIQALIDYDEKCNQIEFKKNFYTCKVCFVDKIGEHCTQFLPCSHVFCNDCISGYLEVRIKDGNVQNICCPQEKCASEATPAQIKDLVSSELFEKYDSILLNATLDTMPDIVYCPRRNCQYPVSREPDEQLANCPVCQYAFCIHCKMGYHGIEPCKIYSAETRQLVVEYQEASNERKLQMEQRYGKKQLQSLVDNTMSENWIKSNSQKCPKCNASIEKSYGCNKMICSHCKTFFCWLCNKILNPHSPYDHFRDISSKCYNMLNQGMLEDDEEPDDFFEFRFDNMNYELENDDLLQELVI, encoded by the exons ATGGATAGTGAAAAGCAAAAAGATGAGATCATTGCATTGGAAAGTATTTATAACGCTGAAGAGTTTTTGTATCGCGAGGAAAATGGTGTTTATCAATGCAGTTTCAAGATATTCTTAAATCTTCCTATGAATTACTTCATAACTTACAAAGATTCTAGACAATTGGAAGAAGAGTGGCAAAAGATCGCCGTATCTCATTTGCCACCTTTGACactaaacattattttaccAAAGGATTATCCTTCCACGTCACCAccaaaatttactttatattcgTCTTGGTTACGTATCCCATTGTTAGCTGACTTATGTATAAAGTTGGATGAACTATGGGAAGAAAACAAAGgacaagaaattttatttacatggGTAAGCTTTATACAAGACCAGGCCTTAGAATTTTTGGATATACACAAGAGTGCTAATATGAATTGTGTGTATACACGTTATAAAGAAGCTTTAGAGAAAGCCCAGAATAATCAGAAAAGTAAGGTAATAGACGATATAGATAAAGAACATACTGTCAATGATGTAAAAACCAAAACGAAAACACAGCATAATGTTAAACATTTGGGGAAAAAGAATCATCTACACAAATGCTACGACAAACGAGCTGTTTTAGATTGTCCTGTTGGGAGAAATCCCATTCAAGCATTAATCGATTACGACGAGAAATGCAatcaaattgaattcaaaaaGAACTTTTATACTTGTAAGGTATGTTTTGTGGATAAAATAGGAGAACATTGTACACAGTTCTTACCATGCTCTCATGTATTTTGTAACGACTGTATAAGTGGTTACCTCGAGGTAAGAATCAAAGATggaaatgtacaaaatatatgttgTCCCCAAGAAAAGTGTGCTTCCGAAGCAACCCCTGCACAG ATAAAGGATCTAGTAAGTTCAgagttatttgaaaagtatgATTCTATACTCCTAAATGCGACGCTAGATACTATGCCGGACATAGTATATTGCCCGAGACGTAATTGTCAATATCCAGTTAGTCGTGAACCAGATGAACAATTGGCGAATTGTCCAGTGTGTCAATACGCATTTTGTATTCATTGCAAGATGGGATACCATGGTATAGAACCATGTAAGATCTACTCAG cTGAAACACGCCAGTTAGTAGTCGAATATCAAGAAGCCTCCAATGAGAGGAAGCTACAAATGGAACAACGTTATGGCAAAAAGCAACTTCAAAGCTTAGTAGACAATACCATGTCTGAGAATTGGATTAAAAGTAACAGCCAGAAGTGTCCTAAATGCAACGCTTCTATCGAG aAATCTTATGGCTGCAACAAAATGATATGTTCGCATTGTAAAACATTCTTCTGCTGGTTatgcaacaaaattttaaacccTCATTCACCGTACGATCATTTCCGAGATATAAGTTCGAAGTGCTATAATATGTTGAATCAGGGAATGTTGGAAGATGATGAAGAGCCCGAtgatttcttcgaatttcGATTTGATAATATGAATTACGAGTTGGAGAATGATGACCTCCTCCAAGAacttgtaatataa
- the LOC128882179 gene encoding beta-1,4-mannosyl-glycoprotein 4-beta-N-acetylglucosaminyltransferase → MQPRLDGKLALLYTLLVLQVLIVIIYIATTPPSELTISTTHTSVTFVKFEGAQESQIQQNNRKKFPIYQTINGEVVLKDVKTFALFDTYNRTVCWKYGVDNQKMRGREDLQKCICTQGWHGSDCGQPEVVWRAIMASKQNIKLKHRKIARRIIYTFYLNEYNSAIAEVIVEELYNVVDLFVICDFSNAEDNFHHKLLKGLLQQEQNKILYINIATKVHKPLRVVSTYVWEKVKTVVRNLRDDDIYVTTESEQILNSRALMFLKVYNGWPQPIGFRLRWSVYGFFWQHPLKTTITVGACTIGLMREAYRSNSITLQQLEGDLSERDSLGLVIGDLNHYGGWYCYLCQAPANIITSLRNKVKSKEIQIEKTIDVPFIEDLIGSGLWLDGKTNLLRVSKSRDLYFAPETILNNTWKYDWLVENFYAKLDYY, encoded by the exons ATGCAGCCCCGCCTAGATGGGAAACTGGCCTTGCTTTATACACTATTAGTCTTACAAGTTCTTATCGTTATAATTTACATTGCTACAACTCCACCTTCCGAATTAACTATATCTACAACTCATACTTCTGTCACGTTCGTAAAATTTGAAGGTGCACAG GAGTCTCAAATTCAACAGAACAATCGTAAAAAATTTCCCATCTATCAGACAATCAATGGGGAGGTAGTACTGAAAGATGTAAAGACTTTTGCGCTATTCGACACATACAATCGTACCGTTTGTTGGAAATATGGAGTGGATAATCAGAAAATGAGAGGTAGAGAAGATCTTCAAAAATGCATTTGCACTCAAGGATGGCACGGCTCCGACTGCGGTCAACCGGAAGTTGTCTGGAGAGCAATTATGGCATCGAAGCAGAATATTAAACTGAAACATCGGAAAATAGCTAGACGcattatttatacgttttatCTGAATGAATACAATTCAGCAATCGCGGAGGTGATAGTAGAAGAACTATACAACGTAGTTGATCTTTTTGTAATCTGTGATTTCAGTAACGCGGAGGATAATTTTCATCATAAGCTACTTAAGGGTTTATTGCAACAGGAACAGAACaagattttatatattaatatagcAACAAAGGTGCATAAGCCGTTAAGGGTAGTGTCTACGTACGTCTGGGAGAAAGTAAAGACTGTAGTACGAAATCTAAGGGACGACGATATTTATGTAACAACTGAATCGGAACAAATATTAAACTCAAGGGCATTAATGTTCCTCAAGGTATACAATGGATGGCCACAGCCTATCGGTTTTAGATTAAGATGGTCCGTATACGGATTCTTTTGGCAACATCCGCTCAAAACAACGATAACAGTTGGTGCGTGTACAATTGGATTAATGCGCGAAGCTTATCGATCGAATTCCATCACTTTGCAACAACTGGAAGGAGATTTAAGCGAAAGAGATAGTCTAGGCCTAGTGATAGGAGACTTGAATCATTATGGAGGATGGTATTGTTATCTATGCCAGGCACcggcaaatattataactagTCTGCGTAATAAAGTTAAAtccaaagaaattcaaatagaGAAAACTATCGACGTACCATTCATCGAGGACCTAATAGGAAGTGGACTGTGGTTAGATGGGAAAACTAATCTCCTAAGAGTCTCTAAATCTCGGGACCTCTATTTTGCGCCTGAAACAATACTTAATAATACGTGGAAGTATGACTGGCTAGTAGAGAATTTTTATGCTAAATTAGATTATTATTGA